A window of Papilio machaon chromosome 1, ilPapMach1.1, whole genome shotgun sequence contains these coding sequences:
- the LOC106710742 gene encoding EGF domain-specific O-linked N-acetylglucosamine transferase, whose protein sequence is MYLTLHLVIYSISINIVYLMQLKDINVPPEHMGYIFNLFPSLAESCKVDSDCVYKNIIGYKSCWGYEPGCNKNVSYHVRPRCPGDHRGWVRTKEAQYDTFYTQADFGYVKDQIEELQVMCEASYLHDSSLECSKYLRFCRGRNLMLNFTGLIGRSDNLRYKMDILSEGQIGGYCNYYEDRLKVEAEHMSALQSWAPEMVNFIKTPYRPIFDEKCDIVIEKPTYIMKLDATVNMYHHFCDFFNLYASLHVNSTHPSTFTKDNHILIWETFTYDSAFKDAFKAFTSNKIWDLKKFRGKIACFRNVVFPLLPRMIFGLYYNTPLIYGCERSGLFHAFSKHLLHSLEIKLQTRSNDKIRVTLLSRGTTYRAILNEKEIVEALLKVKGYHVQRVVYDRTVPFTEQLEITHNTDVFIGMHGAGLTHLLFLPDWAAVFEVYNCEDPNCYSDLARLRGLKYVTWEKKNKLSQQDKGHGPGGASHAKFTNYSFDVVEFLRLVEVCAAHVRSRKDFKNFVEASMKKSVHEEL, encoded by the exons atgtatttaactttacatttagtaatttattctatttcaattaatattgtttacttGATGCAACTGAAGGATATTAATGTCCCACCTGAACATATgggatacatatttaatttatttcccagCCTAGCTGAAAGTTGTAAAGTTGATTCTGAttgtgtatataaaaatattattggatACAAATCGTGTTGGGGTTACGAACCTGGATGCAACAAGAATGTTTCTTACCATGTCAGGCCTCGCTGCCCTGGCGATCACAGAGGATGGGTAAGGACAAAAGAGGCCCAGTATGACACATTTTATACACAAGCAgattttg GTTATGTGAAAGATCAGATAGAAGAATTACAAGTCATGTGTGAAGCGTCATATCTTCATGACAGTTCCTTAGaatgttcaaaatatttaag GTTCTGTAGAGGAAGAAATTTAATGCTGAATTTTACTGGTTTAATTGGCCGAAGTGATAATTTGCGTTATAAAATGGATATTTTATCTGAAGGACAAATTG gaGGTTATTGTAATTACTATGAAGACAGGCTCAAAGTTGAAGCTGAACATATGAGTGCTTTACAATCATGGGCTCCGGAAATggtgaattttataaaaactccTTATAGGCCTATCTTTGACGAAAAATGTGATATTGTTATTGAGAAACCAACATACATAATGAAATTGGATGCCA ctGTAAATATGTACCATCACTTCTGTGACTTCTTCAACCTTTATGCATCACTTCACGTCAATTCCACACATCCATCCACTTTCACTAAAGACAATCATATTCTTATTTGGGAGACTTTTACTTATGATTCCGCTTTCAAAGATGCATTCAAAGCATTCACTTCAAACAAGATTTGGGATTTGAAGAAATTTCGAGGAAAAATAGCATGTTTTAGAAATGTTGTCTTTCCCCTTTTGCCTAGAATGATAtttggtttatattataacacaCCTTTA aTATATGGTTGCGAAAGAAGTGGTTTGTTCCATGCATTTTCTAAACATTTATTGCACTCTCTAGAGATTAAACTTCAAACCCGAAGCAATGATAAGATAAGGGTGACATTACTGTCTCGAGGAACAACATATAGAGCCATACTCAATGAGAAGGAGATAGTTGAAGCGTTACTTAAAGTGAAAGGTTACCATGTGCAACGGGTTGTGTATGACAGAACAGTACCGTTCACCGAGCAGTTAGAGATAACGCATAATACGGATGTGTTTATCGGTATGCATGGTGCTGGATTAACTCATCTTCTCTTCTTACCTGACTGGGCTGCTGTGTTTGAAGt ATACAACTGTGAGGATCCTAATTGTTACTCAGACTTAGCCAGGCTCCGTGGTCTTAAATATGTAACCTGggagaagaaaaataaactaagcCAACAAGACAAG GGTCACGGACCTGGTGGTGCTTCTCATGCTAAATTCACTAATTACTCCTTCGACGTGGTGGAGTTCTTAAGGCTTGTGGAGGTTTGTGCGGCTCATGTCAGGTCGCGGAAGGATTTCAAGAATTTTGTCGAAGCATCTATGAAGAAATCAGTACACGAGGAGCTATAG